The Vampirovibrio chlorellavorus nucleotide sequence TTTAGACACGGTGGAAATTCAGGTTCTGGGGCGGAAGTACGAGAACCTGTCTCAGGAGCGCCGGTTGACCCAGCTGGAGAGGCAGTTGAACGCCAATCCGCCGGTCAAGGCCAGTTCCCAGTATCGGGTCAATCAGCTAATCAATGCCCACCAGCGTAGTGTTTCTGAGGCGCAGCGCCGAGAGGCGGTAAAAGCCTACAATACGGGCATTGATTTGTCTCGGCAGGGCAAAAATAATGAAGCTATTGCTATTTATCAACAGGCCTTGACCCTGGATCCTTATCTGATTCCCGCTTATAACAACCTGGCCAATTTACAGGAAAGTCTGGGGGCTTTTGATCAGGCGCAAGGGACCTATCAAAAAGCCATTGAAATGGCTCCCAATGAACCTTTATTGCATTTTAATCTTGCGGTGATTCAGGAGAAGCAAGGTAAAATCATGGACGCTTATGAGCATTACCGCCAGTACGTCAAGCTCTCCTCCAGCCCGGATCCGCAAATTGTGGAGCTGGTGCGCAGTTTTGATGCTCGTCGTTTTTCGGCCAGCAGGGAGCCTGATTATTCCACGCTTACCACCAAGGAGTCCCGCGGGGAGCGTCTGATTTGGCAGGACTGGCAAATGCCATTGCCTGTTTTCGTGGTGCTGAATGATCCCTCTCAAGCGTTGTTTGTTCCGGAAGTCTACAAGGATTTTGACACATGGACGCATGCTACGCAGGGCCGACTCCGTTTCCGGGAAGTCGGATATCCTGATCAGGCCCGCATTTTAATTACTCTTAAGCAGGGACCTTTAATGGATGCCAACGCCAGCATTGGTCACGCCAGCTTTAACATTGAAACGCTGAATACAGAAGATCCTATGAAGCGCTTGCGGGTGACCATTGTGGTTAATACTGGGGAACCAGGCACTGCTATCACCCTTGAGAACCGGAAACAGCAGGTACGTAAGCTGGTTTTGCACGAGCTGGGACATGCTATCGGTATTTGGGGGCACAGCAGCGATCCGGGGGATATTATGTATACCCATCCTCTGGTGTCTGAACTGTCCAGCCGAGACGTGCGAACAATCCAGAAGCTGTACGGCATTCAGCCGGTACCTGCCCCGGTGACCAGTTATTCGGGTCAGCCTTGAAGGGTGGCTTTTACCTGCCGGGGTTCGGCGTATTGAGGAGAAAGGGGCGATCCTGCCGAGTGGGCTGGACGGGCCAGTGCTTCAGGTCGTAAAAGATGACAGGCGCCTGCTGGCCGGAGTTTGTTTGAGAGGCCGGGACGCCCGGATCGAGTTTGGGTGTGTAAATACGGTTCATATTTAGCTCCCAGCCAAGCACAGCACCCGCTGAAGGAATGCTGGCCTGAGCCAGCGTCCAGGGCTGCCCCTGAGCCTTCTGGGGATTGGGTATAGAAACGGCCAAAACAGCCAGACACAGTACGGAATAGATGGTTTTGCACCGTCTTGGTGGTTTGCGTCCTGAAATCATGGCCCCAACTCCCCTTCCTGTGATTTTACCGTGGGTTATCCCCAAAACCGGTATTTTCAAGGAAAGACGCTACAGAGCCGGATTTGTTGCGCAACAGGCACTTTCGGTCGCCAGGGAGGCTTTTCTTGTTCACAGAGGGGGGCGTGGTTTTCTGAAAACGGATCTACATGGCCCGACTGCGAAGCTGCTGCAGAATATCGGCGCGTTGGGCAACGGGTAGAGCGGCAAACTGATCCCAGACCATTTTCAGGCTCATGCGATCAGTCGGAAACACGCAGGCATGGAGTAACACGGTGGTCATGATGTGCTTGTCACCCAAGACCCGTTTAACAGCTTTGAGGGTGCAACGAAAATCTCTTGAAATTTCAGTGAAGACTGAATTACCCAGTCCAACCTCGTGTGTCATCACGACATTTTTACTCATAATCCCTCCTGGCTGATGGCTAAGCCTTGAATGGCTGCTATTTTGACTGTGCCAATCTTATCCTTCACTAGTATTTTACACACAGTCCCGGCTTTTCTGCATTCGCGACATTGACGGCATTCTCGGTCGGGCGAATGAAGGAGCGCCGGATTTGACTACAGGACATGCTTTCTGCCCGGTTTAGGGGCTGGCCTTAATTTGTGAAGAAATATTGAATCCGGCGTCCGTGTTTCCGATCGGGTTATCAATTTTATATAGCGGCCAATTCTCTAAAAAATGAAGCCCTGATCCCCCGGTTTTCGGAAAACACGATGGTTTTCCCCTGAAAGTTTGGCGATTCCATGGTGTTTATAAATTCATGGTTTTGGATAAAGCCTTGTCGATGGCCTGTTGCAAGGTGCCTTTGGAGGTGAAAAATTCCGGCTTGATGGGGTGCTTCTTCATGTGATGGGGATCAAACACGAACACACCGGGCAAGGCGTCTACCCCGAATAACTTGGCAATGTCCTGGTTGGCCGGTTCGCTGACATCCAGCATGACCAGAGTCAGTCTGTGCTTGTAGGGGCCTTCTTTCAACTCGTGAATAACCGGTGTCAGTTGTTTGCAGGTGCCGCATGTGTCGCTGTAAAACTCAACCAGCAAAGGCACTTTGGAGGTTTTAAAGGCGGTTTCAATGCTGAGCCCCGGATCGTAGGAGGAGGGCAGGTCTTTGGTCATCCATAACTGGGTGGCAAAGGCCGAGGCGAACACCAGAGAGGTAATCATCAAAACCAGTAAAAAGCTGCGTTTGAACATGGCGGCTGCCTTTGCTTGGGTGGGGACGGCACTGGGTTTTTCCACGGGAAGCTGTAAGGTCATTTTACTGGAAGTGGGTGCGATCATTCAATGTGTTCCTTCTTTTGTGCGGGTTGAAGGCGGGCATCCCTCGCCCGGGAGGTGGGAAGTCTGTAAAATGTGGAGGGCCTGGGTGGATGGCAGCTGGTGGATGAATCCGGAGCCGTTTCTAATGAACGGGCAGGGAGTAAAATAGAAATTACAGTTTGAGACTGGTTGGCCGATAGTGCCTTTAAGCGAGTGAGTGTTTGAGATTAACGCGTGAACATGAAAATAATTGCCGTTTTCAAATCGTATAGCGCCGTGTTTCCGTTGGGGGTGGCCTGTGCTGCGGTAGTCATGTTGCTTGCTGCGGCCCCTGCCCATGCCGATGCCTATCAGCTGGGGCTGAACCTTTATACTCAGGGCAATTACGCGGGCGCCATCCGTTATTTTCTGGACTCGGTGGCTCAAAACAGCCTGAACGCCAATGCCCATTATTATCTGGCGGACTCTTACCTGAAGTTGAACCGCTTTGCGGAGGCTCAGGCTGAATACCAGAAAATTTTGACGCTGGCCCCTGACTCTCAGGCCGCTCGTTTGTCTCGGGTGGGGCTGTCCCGTTTACGACTGTATACGGAAAGCAGCAACAGTCGGCAGTGGCGTTTGAGCGGAGAGACTGGAGGGGCAAAGGCGGATCGCTATGAAGGGGTCATTCCCAAGGGTGGTGATTACCTGGACAATGCCACAGAGGGGGGGAAGCGAGTGCGTTGGGCTTTGTCCCGGCTACCGCTGAGGGTTTATATTGAGGAGTCTCCTCTGGGCATTCGCAATTTTCAGCCGGGGTTTGTGGCTGAGGTTCGACGGGGGCTGGATGTATGGTGCGCGGCGCTTGAAAATCAGCTGTCCTACACGCAGGTGACCAGTAAAGAGCAGGCCGATATTCGGGTGAGCTGGGTGAACAACATCGATAGTCAGGCGTATAACGAGGAAGGGCGAACCGCCTATACTGCGGGCTTGATGACCCCGCATTATCAGGGCGACCGTATTGACTACATGGATGTGAAGATAGCCACCTTTGATATTTTGGGCAAGCCGCAGAGCGGTGAGCAGATTCATGCGGTGGCCGTTCACGAGCTGGGGCACAGTCTGGGCTTGATGGGCCATAGTGATCAGCCCGGGGACATTATGTACTCGGAAAACCGAAGCGTCATCAAGCCCTCCTTGCGGGACGTGATTACCATTCGTCGGCTTTATACGCTGGCCGCCGATATCAACAATCTTTCACCGGAACAGCGTGAGGTCACTACCGAGCGGGTGCAGGAGCTGGCCAATGCGCAGGAGAAGGCCCTTGGCAGGCTGGAGCGCACGGTGGAACAGAGCGGTACCCCCCTGAATTATCTGAATTTGGGGGTGGGTTATTATCAAAAGGCGCTTCAGGCTATTCAAAAGGGAGAAAACGCCAGACCCTGGCTGGAAAAAGCATTGCAGGCCATTGATAAGACCATTGAGATGCAACCCAAAGATCCCCGGGCCTATCATCGCCGCAGCCTGGTGCATCAGGAGCTGGGGGACTTTGACAGTGCGTTCGGGGATATCCAGAGAGCCATTACTTATGATCGCAGTGAGCCGGAATACCTGATGCTGAAGGCTTGGTACCTCAGCCAGTTAAATCGCAAGGGAGAAGCCCGTGGGGCGCTGGACGCCTACTTGCTGGCCAAGCCTTCCGCCGCGGGTTCCGCCGAGGTAAAGCGTATTCAGCAAGCCCTGGTCAACAAGGTTTGAGGGGGTACTCTTGCAGTCTGGGACACTTCGGGGAGCCTGGCCTTTGAGGGTTGGGTTTTTTGGGTTTTAAAATTTAAAATAAAATTAAAAGTAAACTTATGTAAAAAGTTTTTTAGTTCAGGCAATTCATTTTTTTCAGGGGGATTTATGACAGTGCAAACAAACAACACACCAAAACATAATGTCTCTCATTTAATAAATACTGCCTCTCTCTATCCGATCTCTTGCACTTTTCCCCCTCACGCAAGAGATTTTTTTTTGCCCGTTTTTTAAAAGCCCATCTTCCGCCTCATGGTTTGGGGGAGCCCGGCCTGCTGACTGGGGACGGTTTGCGTTAATGCGCTCAGTCTGCCGCAGCGTTACTCACCCCGTTCTCTTTGATGAGTCCTTCCTGTGGGGCCTTGGGCGGCATGGTATCGAAAGTTTGTTTATTTTTTGGAAGCGGGTGAGGCTGGCCATCCAATTGCCTGCTATGATGGTGGATGAGACGTGCCTACCCGAATCTGTCCGTTGCCTCATCCTTTGAGCGGCGGACGGCTGACTTGATCGGGGTTTGGGATGGGGCACCGGAACCTGTTGGGGGAGGATGGCGTCATGAGTCATCAGGATGATCGATCTCAGCGTTACTGGTTGAATCATATTGTGAACCGGATTGAGGCTTTTGTGCAAGGTTCCAGACAAACGGTAAAGAATGCGCCGATAGGCAGGATGGGGTATCCGTCCCTCTCCTGGTTGGCTGTGATCACGGTCAGTGTGGCTCTGGCGGCCATGGGGATGGTTCCCTCAACGGCCAAGGCTCAGTTGCCGCCCATTACTGGTAATGTCCAGCAAAGCCAGCAGGGATTGAACCAACAGGCCGGGCCAGAGAACGTCATGATCATTCTGGATTCCTCGTACTCCATGTCTGAGCCCATTGAGCAAAGCGGCGAGAATAAAATGATTGCCGCCAAGCGCACCGTGCTGGACGTGTTGCGCAATATTTCGCCCCGTACCCGGGTGGGCTTGAGGGTCTATGGCAATTCCGCCAACCAGTTTACCGCCTGCAAGGCCACCAGCCTGTTGGTACCCCTGGGAGAGAACAACCGCAACCTGATCGCCAGTAAAATGATTGGCCTGCGCCCCACCGGGGCCACCCCCATCAGCTACACGGTATTGCGCTCCCTGCAGGAAGACTTCAACGCGGTCAATGGCACCCATTCCATTATTCTGATCAGCGATGGCATTGAGACCTGTGGGGAGGACCCCTGCGATGTGGCTGTGAAAATGCAGCAAATGGGTATTCACATCAAAATCAACGTGATTGGGCTTGGCTTACAGGACTATGCGGCGGTGAAGCAATTGCGCTGCGTGGCCTTGGCTACCAAGGGCCAGTTTTATACCGCCAATACCGCCGCTGAGCTGGCCAATAGCCTGAACAAGGCCTTGGCCGTGGAAACCAACGTGCAAGGGACGGTCATTCAACACTCACAGAACCCGGTGGTCCCTATGCCTCAGTCCGTTCAGCCGCCGGTGGCTACGCCTCGCACGGTGACCGTTCCAGAGGTGGTTTTACCGGCTGCGGTACCCATTGAGTCCAATAAGAGGTAAAATAGGCCGCAGGATGGCATTCAGCGCCCGAAATGTATTTTTATACCCATGATTTTCACACAACGGCGGCCACGCCACTTTCATACTTGTATAGCCAAATTATAAATAGGATGGGACTTTTCAATATGCACAGCCAACCCTTAAACCGTCAGTCTGGCAGCCAGCGTTTTTTGCCACTGGCCTTGTCCGCTTTGTTCCTGTTTTCCGCGCTGGCAATGCCCGCTTCTGTAATGGCTGCCCCTCCAGCCAGCAAGCCGACCCCGGTTCAGAAAAAAGAACCCGGTAAGCCCCCTGCTACGGATAAAGTGGATAAAAAAGAACCCATGGGCAAGCTGGACGCCAAGGAAAAAGCGGCCCTGGACAAGGAGATTGAAGCCAGCGTGGCCAGCGCCACCAAGGTGGACAGTCTGGAGCTGCTGAAAAACCCGTCCCGGCACCTGAACCAGAAGGTGACCTTTACCGGCGTGTTCAACCGCTTTGCCGATACGGCCCTGGACTATAAAAAAGCCTTCCGCGATTCCCGGGATTACGTCAGCTTTTTCATCCTGCGTCCCGATGTGTCTCAGCACACCATACCGCTTTCCGAGCTGAAGCTGTTCTTTCCTCGCAAGAAGAGCAGTGAGGTGATGGATCTGGAAACCGGCGACAAAATCCAGATTGTGGGCACACAGTTCAGCAACGCGCTGGATGAGCCCTGGGTGGATGTGGAGCATATCAAGATTCTGCAAAAAACAGAAAAGCCCGAGCGGAAGCACGATCCGGAGTTCTAATCGCCGGTACCTGCCGTTTGAGAGACTCCCCCGGTTTGGCCGTCTGGCGTAATCGGGGGGCTTCGCTCAGCGATCACTTCAAAAGGCCGCCCACTCTTGGTTTGGAGGGGCGCTTCCTTGGGGCCAGCCCAGGTCAATGCTACAATCGGGCTGGGTTTTATTCTCGTAATTGAAAACAGGATGCCGCTTTTTTCATGTCAAACGCTTCGACCAATTCTGCTCCCATTGCTCAGCCACTCTCTCAGACCCCTCCCCTTCCTCCAGTCCCTCTCCAAAACGTGCCGGATGCCCCGGAAGCATTGCTGGCCCGTGCCCGTGGGGTGGTGGATATTGAAATTCAGGCCCTTGAAGACTTGAAGGCTCAAATGGACGATCAGTTCGTGCGGGCCGTGGAATTGATTGAGGCCTGCACCGGCCGGGTGGTGATTACCGGCATGGGGAAATCCGGGCACATTGGCAAGAAAATCGCCGCCACCCTGTCCAGCACCGGAACGCCCAGTTACTTTTTGCACCCTGCCGAAGGCAGCCATGGGGATTTGGGCTTGCTGACCCCGCAGGATATGGTGATTGCCATCTCCAATAGCGGGGAAACCCCCGAAATTCTCGGGATTTTACCGTTGGTGAAGCGATTCGGAGTTCCCCTGATTGGCATGACCGGTAAGGTCAGTTCCACGCTGGCCCAGCAAAGCGATGTGGTCTTGAATATCGCCGTGCGGCAGGAGGCCTGTCCTTTGGGCTTGGCCCCCACTGCCAGCACCACGGCTACCCTGGCCTTGGGAGATGCTTTGGCGGTGGTGTTGCTGGAGCGTCGGGGCTTTTCCCCGGATGATTTTGCCCTGTTTCACCCGGCGGGCAATTTAGGGAAGCGTTTGTTATTGCGGGTCTCCGATGTCATGCACACCGGGGACAGCTTGCCACGGGTGTCCGTGGATACCCCCTTTCTGGATGCCCTGATGGAAGTCAGCTCCAAAAAGCTGGGGCTGGCCATTGTGCTGGACGCTCAGGGTGTGATGCAGGGGATTTTGACGGACGGAGACGTGCGCCGGGCTCTCACTCGCTTCAATGACCCCCGAACCATTCCACTGGCTGAGGTCATGACCGTGTCGCCCAAGCAAATTGAGCCGGACGCCTTGGCGGTGACGGCCTTGCGCCTGATGGAAACCCATAAAATCACCGTGCTGGTCAGTTGCTCCCCGCAGGGGCAGCCTATTGGGGTGGTGCATATGCACGATATTTTAAAAACCGGCATCAGTTAGCCGGGTTTTTGGGGCGGAGCTTTCTGTCAGATAAGCCTTTCGGGCGCTGGCGCTATCCTGCTTGAAAGACTTGCTGGCTGGTCTCCCCGGGGCGGGCATAGCAAACCCGGTTGCGACCCTGATTTTTGGCCGCGTACAGTTGCTCATCGGCCAGGGCCAGCGTATCGGAAATCTCGGAGCGGTGCAGGCTGGCTTTGGGCAGGGTATTCACTTCGGCCACCCCCACACTGATGGTGACCTTGAGCGCTTCTCCGTTGATGCCGGTAATGCTCAGGCTCTCCACCGTCTGCCGAACCCGCTCCATCAGCTCCACCGCCGACTTCAGGTTGGTATCCGGCAGTAAAATGGCGAATTCTTCTCCGCCGAAACGGCAAATCACGTCACTACGACGCAGTTTTTGAGTGAACAGTTCGGCCAGCGCTTTCAGCACCAGATCGCCGCTGAGGTGACCGTAGGTATCATTGAAGTGCTTAAAGTGATCGACGTCTATTAAGGCCACGCAAAGCGGGGTCTGGTTGCGGCGGGCCCGCTCCAGTTCCGATTCAAACCGTTGATAGTATCCCCGGCGATTCATCAGCCCGGTCAGCTCATCGCTGGAGGCCATGGCCAGAGCCTTTTCCAGAACCAGCGCCCTGCTGATGGCCTGAGAAGCCAATCGAACGGCTTCTTGCGCCACCTGACGGCTTTCCTCGCCGATCAGGGCGTCGCTGGTGTAAAACAGGTTGAAAGTCCCCTGGATCTCCCCGGTGGCCAGGTCCACCATGGGCAATAGCAGGGCCGATTGCACGTGCTTCACGCCGAAGATATCACCCAATGAACGTTCACCCAGTTTTTGTCCGTTCAGGTGCAGGTAAAACCGGTTGCGAGCCATCGAAGACAGCAGGCCCACCAGATTCGAAAATTCCCTGATTTTGCGGCGCTTGCCCTGCAGTCCGGCGTGGCTGTAACTGTGCAGCCTGACTTTTCCATCCTGATGGCGCATGTCAAACAGGACTTCCCCTTGTCCGTTTTCGGGATTGAAGCCCACGTACTGGCAGGCGTCAAACCCCAGCCGACGGGTAAAGATGTCCAGGGTGGCGGTAATGATGGCGTCTCGATCCACGGCGGTGACCAGTCTGGAGGCCAGTTCCAGTACCACGCCCTGCACGAACGGCAGGGTCTGGGATTGCCGGAAGCGCAGTAGTCGATTGACTTTGGTGGCCAGTGCAGGGCAAAGACTGTCCAGCAGGACCTGCTGCTGCGGGATTTGGCTGGAGGCGCTGACGGCCAGCAGTCCCGTTTGACCATTTTCCAGTGGAAAGCAGCTTTGTGTAATCGCTTCCGGCAAGCGATTCCGCAGGGCGGCATCCTGAGGGCCGGTCAATTCGTGGATCTTGGCCCCCGGGGTTTGCAAATCCTCTAGCAGGGCGTACAGGCCGGTTTGTTCATCGGCCACCAGTACGGCGCAATGAGGGGTGCCCAGTGCCTGAGCGAGGGCTTGATAGATCTGGCTGACCGCTTCCGGCAGCTGTTCGGAGAGATCGAACTGAAAGGCGGTTTGGCAGCGGGCCTGCTTCAGGGCATAATCGGCCTGAGCCAGCGGATCCGAGTGGGCGGATTGCTGGTTGCAGCTTAAAATTGCCTGAAAGATCTGCCCGGCAGTCTGGCTTTCTTGGGCGCTGTTGCGCTTGAGCAGGGTGGACAATCCCACTGCCAGCCCGATTTGCTCCGAAGCGGTGGCGCTTGGGAGGGCATTGGCGTTTGGCTGTCGGTTCAGCATGCTCATCGTGCGGATTGGATCGTCCCTGTCAACTGAACGGGGCAGGCCTTGTAAATGTAAATCTCAAAAGGCCCACTTCATTCCGGCTTTCACTACAGACATAAAAACAAATTCCGGGGCGTTTGTGCTTGGGCTGTCTGTTTTGGCTAGGGGAGAGGATGTTTTTAAGGATGGTTTGTTCCACGGTATACCCGCCGCGAAAACCCAAGCATAGTTATCATACATTTGGGCGCTTTCAGAATCGGCCAGCGTGTATAGGCCAATGGATCAGTTTTGCCAGATGCCCGTCAACGCAGCGTTTTCCATGAGGGAATATAAACAATTTTTAGAATTTTTGGAGACAGGCTGCTCTGCCTCTTGATCTGCGGGCGCTGTTAGGCTACATTACAGTTCTCTTCCCCGTTACCTACTTCATGCGGAAGTGGTGGAATGGTAGACACGCATGTTTCAGGAGCATGTGGCGCAAGCTGTGGGGGTTCAAGTCCCCCCTTCCGCATATTCGCTAATTTTTTGATCCGGCGCTATAATATTTTCAAGATTTTTCGCTTAAGCCCGTTGTTTCTTTATCAGGTCTGGAGGAACGTTCTATTTCCAAGTATCCACCCCAGCGGCAGGTTAATAAAGGTCCGCAAATTTTAAGTCCTGAAATCAGGGCTATGGAAGTTCGCCTGATTGATGGCGAAATTAATGAAGTCATCTCTCGCAGAGATGCAGAAGCCTTGGCCAGAGAGCGGGGCCTTGATTT carries:
- a CDS encoding tetratricopeptide repeat protein; its protein translation is MKFQVSLLNFSLCLMSALLCGLLVPVSAQEMDHDKTLDTVEIQVLGRKYENLSQERRLTQLERQLNANPPVKASSQYRVNQLINAHQRSVSEAQRREAVKAYNTGIDLSRQGKNNEAIAIYQQALTLDPYLIPAYNNLANLQESLGAFDQAQGTYQKAIEMAPNEPLLHFNLAVIQEKQGKIMDAYEHYRQYVKLSSSPDPQIVELVRSFDARRFSASREPDYSTLTTKESRGERLIWQDWQMPLPVFVVLNDPSQALFVPEVYKDFDTWTHATQGRLRFREVGYPDQARILITLKQGPLMDANASIGHASFNIETLNTEDPMKRLRVTIVVNTGEPGTAITLENRKQQVRKLVLHELGHAIGIWGHSSDPGDIMYTHPLVSELSSRDVRTIQKLYGIQPVPAPVTSYSGQP
- a CDS encoding thioredoxin family protein; protein product: MIAPTSSKMTLQLPVEKPSAVPTQAKAAAMFKRSFLLVLMITSLVFASAFATQLWMTKDLPSSYDPGLSIETAFKTSKVPLLVEFYSDTCGTCKQLTPVIHELKEGPYKHRLTLVMLDVSEPANQDIAKLFGVDALPGVFVFDPHHMKKHPIKPEFFTSKGTLQQAIDKALSKTMNL
- a CDS encoding tetratricopeptide repeat protein, which encodes MKIIAVFKSYSAVFPLGVACAAVVMLLAAAPAHADAYQLGLNLYTQGNYAGAIRYFLDSVAQNSLNANAHYYLADSYLKLNRFAEAQAEYQKILTLAPDSQAARLSRVGLSRLRLYTESSNSRQWRLSGETGGAKADRYEGVIPKGGDYLDNATEGGKRVRWALSRLPLRVYIEESPLGIRNFQPGFVAEVRRGLDVWCAALENQLSYTQVTSKEQADIRVSWVNNIDSQAYNEEGRTAYTAGLMTPHYQGDRIDYMDVKIATFDILGKPQSGEQIHAVAVHELGHSLGLMGHSDQPGDIMYSENRSVIKPSLRDVITIRRLYTLAADINNLSPEQREVTTERVQELANAQEKALGRLERTVEQSGTPLNYLNLGVGYYQKALQAIQKGENARPWLEKALQAIDKTIEMQPKDPRAYHRRSLVHQELGDFDSAFGDIQRAITYDRSEPEYLMLKAWYLSQLNRKGEARGALDAYLLAKPSAAGSAEVKRIQQALVNKV
- a CDS encoding vWA domain-containing protein; translated protein: MSHQDDRSQRYWLNHIVNRIEAFVQGSRQTVKNAPIGRMGYPSLSWLAVITVSVALAAMGMVPSTAKAQLPPITGNVQQSQQGLNQQAGPENVMIILDSSYSMSEPIEQSGENKMIAAKRTVLDVLRNISPRTRVGLRVYGNSANQFTACKATSLLVPLGENNRNLIASKMIGLRPTGATPISYTVLRSLQEDFNAVNGTHSIILISDGIETCGEDPCDVAVKMQQMGIHIKINVIGLGLQDYAAVKQLRCVALATKGQFYTANTAAELANSLNKALAVETNVQGTVIQHSQNPVVPMPQSVQPPVATPRTVTVPEVVLPAAVPIESNKR
- a CDS encoding KpsF/GutQ family sugar-phosphate isomerase is translated as MSNASTNSAPIAQPLSQTPPLPPVPLQNVPDAPEALLARARGVVDIEIQALEDLKAQMDDQFVRAVELIEACTGRVVITGMGKSGHIGKKIAATLSSTGTPSYFLHPAEGSHGDLGLLTPQDMVIAISNSGETPEILGILPLVKRFGVPLIGMTGKVSSTLAQQSDVVLNIAVRQEACPLGLAPTASTTATLALGDALAVVLLERRGFSPDDFALFHPAGNLGKRLLLRVSDVMHTGDSLPRVSVDTPFLDALMEVSSKKLGLAIVLDAQGVMQGILTDGDVRRALTRFNDPRTIPLAEVMTVSPKQIEPDALAVTALRLMETHKITVLVSCSPQGQPIGVVHMHDILKTGIS
- a CDS encoding GGDEF domain-containing protein, which gives rise to MSMLNRQPNANALPSATASEQIGLAVGLSTLLKRNSAQESQTAGQIFQAILSCNQQSAHSDPLAQADYALKQARCQTAFQFDLSEQLPEAVSQIYQALAQALGTPHCAVLVADEQTGLYALLEDLQTPGAKIHELTGPQDAALRNRLPEAITQSCFPLENGQTGLLAVSASSQIPQQQVLLDSLCPALATKVNRLLRFRQSQTLPFVQGVVLELASRLVTAVDRDAIITATLDIFTRRLGFDACQYVGFNPENGQGEVLFDMRHQDGKVRLHSYSHAGLQGKRRKIREFSNLVGLLSSMARNRFYLHLNGQKLGERSLGDIFGVKHVQSALLLPMVDLATGEIQGTFNLFYTSDALIGEESRQVAQEAVRLASQAISRALVLEKALAMASSDELTGLMNRRGYYQRFESELERARRNQTPLCVALIDVDHFKHFNDTYGHLSGDLVLKALAELFTQKLRRSDVICRFGGEEFAILLPDTNLKSAVELMERVRQTVESLSITGINGEALKVTISVGVAEVNTLPKASLHRSEISDTLALADEQLYAAKNQGRNRVCYARPGETSQQVFQAG